One Numida meleagris isolate 19003 breed g44 Domestic line chromosome 6, NumMel1.0, whole genome shotgun sequence genomic region harbors:
- the SGPP1 gene encoding sphingosine-1-phosphate phosphatase 1: MAVCRRLARLAARLQDPRGVAAFQRLCGVEGPAGWAGGREPVANGGSPPGGQRHPAGNGAVPGGAAPQQRWRRPRRNSLTEEDGCQEFNTRSRFLYYLFSLGTELGNELFYILFFPFCIWNLDAWLGRRLIIIWVWVMYVGQCTKDVIRWPRPASPPVVKLEVFYNSEYSMPSTHAMSGTAIPLALLLLSYGRWQYPLMFGLILAFCWCSLVCCSRIYMGMHSILDVIAGFLYAILILIVFHPVVDLIDNFNLTYKYAPLIIISLHLALGIFSFTLDTWSTSRGDTAQILGCGAGVACGSHVNYMMGVKLDPPLDALPLSLSSLTVTVFGKAILRLLIGVIILLLTKIAMKKATIPLACKIFRIPHDDVRKARQRMEVELPYRYITYGMVGFSLMSIVPCVFHFVGLS; this comes from the exons ATGGCCGTGTGCCGTCGCCTGGCCCGGCTGGCCGCCCGCCTGCAGGACCCGCGCGGGGTGGCCGCCTTCCAGCGGCTGTGCGGGGTGGAGGGCCCCgcgggctgggctgggggccGGGAGCCGGTGGCGAACGGCGGGTCTCCCCCCGGCGGGCAGCGGCATCCCGCGGGGAACGGGGCCGTGCCCGGAGGAGCCGCTCCCCAGCAGCGCTGGAGGAGGCCGCGCCGCAACTCCCTGACGGAGGAGGACGGCTGCCAGGAGTTCAACACCCGCAGCCGCTTCCTCTACTATCTCTTCAGCCTGGGCACCGAGCTGGGCAACGAGCTCTTCTAcatcctcttcttccccttctgtATCTGGAACTTGGACGCTTGGCTGGGCCGCCGGCTGATCATCATCTGGGTGTGGGTGATGTACGTGGGGCAGTGCACCAAGGATGTCATCCGCTGGCCGCGGCCCGCCTCCCCGCCCGTGGTGAAGCTGGAGGTCTTCTACAACTCCGAGTACAGCATGCCCTCCACCCACGCCATGTCGGGCACCGCCATCCcgctggccctgctgctgctcagctacGGCCGCTGGCAG TATCCCCTTATGTTTGGACTGATCCTTGCGTTCTGCTGGTGTTCTTTGGTTTGCTGCAGTAGAATTTATATGGGAATGCATTCCATTTTG GATGTTATTGCTGGATTTCTGTATGCTATTCTCATCCTAATTGTCTTCCATCCAGTTGTGGACCTGATCGATAACTTCAACTTAACTTACAAGTACGCGCCCCTCATTATCATCAGTCTCCATTTAGCCCTGGGCATCTTCTCCTTTACTTTAGACACGTGGAGCACATCGCGGGGAGACACAGCTCAGATACTGGGCTGCGGTGCTGGAGTAGCCTGTGGTTCTCACGTTAACTACATGATGGGTGTGAAACTAGATCCCCCTCTTGATGCGCTGCCTTTATCTCTTTCCTCCCTCACCGTGACCGTGTTTGGGAAAGCCATATTACGGTTGTTGATTGGAGTCATAATTCTGTTACTAACAAAAATAGCGATGAAGAAAGCCACTATTCCACTGGCATGTAAAATATTTCGCATACCACACGACGACGTACGGAAAGCAAGACAGCGCATGGAAGTTGAGCTACCCTATCGCTATATTACCTATGGAATGGTTGGGTTCTCCCTCATGTCTATTGTTCCTTGCGTCTTCCATTTTGTTGGTCTTTCCTGA